The proteins below come from a single Parageobacillus toebii NBRC 107807 genomic window:
- a CDS encoding ABC transporter ATP-binding protein — protein sequence MILEAVELTKQFKQIKAVNGVNLFLEKGEIVGLLGPNGAGKSTTISMISTLIPPTSGDVRFNNESVLKNPTKLRKVLGVVPQEIALYTDLSAKENLYFFGRMYRLSGASLRKKIDEILEQIGLTERQNDLVKHFSGGMKRRLNIGVALLHEPEFIIMDEPTVGIDPQSRNYILETVKRLNQEKQMTVLYTSHYMEEVEFLCDRIYIMDKGSIIASGTKEEIKNILSSENTVQIKVERVNEPFIDALRAEPIINHVTVQDRLITILTPKEVNVFNMLFKLAEKTNTVLTSVEIQTPTLEDVFLHLTGRALRD from the coding sequence ATGATATTAGAAGCGGTAGAATTAACGAAACAGTTTAAACAAATAAAAGCGGTGAACGGCGTTAACTTATTTTTAGAAAAAGGAGAAATTGTAGGATTATTAGGTCCAAACGGAGCTGGTAAATCCACAACGATTTCCATGATCTCTACTTTAATTCCACCCACAAGCGGTGATGTCCGCTTTAACAACGAGAGCGTCCTCAAAAACCCAACGAAATTAAGAAAGGTATTGGGAGTGGTTCCGCAGGAAATTGCTTTATACACTGATTTGTCTGCAAAAGAAAATTTATATTTTTTCGGAAGAATGTATCGCCTATCAGGTGCGAGTTTACGAAAGAAAATCGATGAAATATTAGAACAAATCGGTTTGACTGAACGGCAAAACGATTTAGTGAAACATTTTTCTGGTGGAATGAAAAGAAGATTGAATATCGGAGTCGCGCTTTTGCACGAACCGGAATTTATTATTATGGACGAACCGACTGTCGGCATTGATCCTCAGTCAAGAAATTATATTTTGGAAACGGTCAAGCGATTAAATCAAGAGAAACAAATGACCGTTTTATATACGAGCCATTACATGGAAGAAGTCGAATTCTTATGTGACCGAATTTACATTATGGATAAAGGCAGCATTATCGCATCGGGCACAAAAGAAGAAATCAAAAATATTTTATCATCGGAAAATACCGTTCAAATAAAAGTAGAAAGGGTCAACGAGCCATTTATTGACGCGTTACGCGCGGAACCAATCATTAACCATGTAACCGTCCAAGATCGATTGATTACCATTTTAACTCCTAAAGAAGTAAATGTATTCAATATGTTATTTAAGTTAGCAGAAAAGACTAACACCGTTTTAACGTCGGTGGAAATCCAAACCCCTACATTGGAAGATGTGTTCTTGCATCTAACCGGCCGGGCACTACGAGATTAA
- a CDS encoding response regulator transcription factor has protein sequence MFNILLVEDQALVRQGLKMMIEQDPQLKVVAEAENGLEALHEMEKHIIDIVIMDIRMPVMNGLEATRKIKERWPDVKILILTTFNDDEYAVQALKDGANGFLLKTAEQQKLIQAIYSCMKGGLTIHEDVAAKMVPKLLQKSKQAHVDIPLSPRELMIAKLVGEGKTNKEIAAELHLSIGTVKNHITQILQKLQLRDRTQLAIYAIKHDITP, from the coding sequence GTGTTTAACATTTTACTTGTAGAAGATCAAGCGCTTGTCAGACAAGGATTAAAAATGATGATTGAACAGGATCCTCAACTAAAAGTCGTCGCAGAAGCAGAAAACGGATTAGAAGCATTGCACGAAATGGAAAAACATATTATCGATATCGTTATTATGGACATCCGCATGCCTGTGATGAACGGCTTGGAAGCAACAAGAAAAATAAAAGAGCGATGGCCGGATGTCAAAATTTTAATTTTAACCACTTTCAATGATGATGAATATGCTGTGCAAGCATTGAAAGATGGGGCCAATGGCTTTTTATTGAAAACGGCTGAACAACAAAAACTGATTCAAGCGATATATAGCTGTATGAAAGGCGGATTGACCATTCATGAAGATGTCGCGGCAAAAATGGTGCCGAAACTATTGCAAAAATCGAAACAAGCCCACGTTGACATCCCTTTATCCCCTCGTGAACTCATGATTGCAAAATTAGTAGGAGAAGGAAAAACGAACAAAGAAATTGCAGCAGAGCTTCATTTATCCATCGGAACGGTAAAAAATCATATTACACAAATCCTCCAAAAACTTCAGCTGCGCGATCGCACCCAGCTTGCCATTTATGCAATTAAACATGATATTACCCCTTAA
- a CDS encoding sensor histidine kinase has protein sequence MKLFILRSLMFAVLWTGYLYEHSQHSNQPALLWFISSLAILSYFLLSIVKEPLVLYIIIHFLIIVAEFRYPLPKNMYSLLLFLYIYLESIFQLPIKKFRLLTIITFLCSAVIVIGLKSGGMEWLIALILFSIISVLLNEYVLERKEQREMYEQLLGEYRRLKRLYYETERSARLEERTRIAREIHDSVGHKLTALLMQLEMLSIKEPKQEYEQLKHLVRDSLEETRQAVKALKTEENEGIASVLQLIRKLESESHIMVHFTTKQGVLSTKISNQLSVVLYRVIQEALTNAMRHAHSREVFVVLGKSAVGDVHFSIKNRIFEPKPFQMGFGLTSMKERVEEVGGTLHIFQTNDEFIVQGTIPVKGDHRV, from the coding sequence GTGAAACTGTTTATCCTTCGCTCGCTTATGTTTGCGGTTTTATGGACTGGGTACTTATATGAACATAGTCAACATTCAAATCAACCTGCTCTTCTATGGTTTATTAGCTCACTTGCGATTTTAAGTTATTTTTTACTTTCTATTGTGAAAGAGCCGCTTGTCTTATATATAATCATTCATTTTTTGATTATAGTAGCTGAATTTCGGTATCCGCTTCCTAAAAATATGTATAGTCTTTTGTTATTTTTATATATTTATTTAGAGTCAATTTTTCAACTACCGATAAAAAAATTCCGCCTATTGACCATCATTACGTTTCTGTGTTCAGCAGTGATCGTTATTGGCTTAAAAAGCGGAGGAATGGAATGGCTCATCGCTTTGATTCTTTTTTCTATCATTTCTGTTCTGTTAAACGAATATGTGTTGGAAAGAAAAGAGCAACGGGAAATGTATGAACAGTTATTAGGAGAATATCGGCGGTTAAAGCGTTTATATTATGAAACAGAACGGTCTGCAAGACTGGAGGAACGAACAAGAATTGCCCGTGAAATTCACGATTCCGTAGGACATAAACTAACAGCCCTTCTTATGCAGCTAGAAATGTTGTCAATCAAAGAACCGAAACAAGAATACGAGCAATTAAAACATTTAGTTCGCGATAGTTTAGAGGAAACAAGACAAGCTGTAAAAGCGTTAAAAACAGAAGAAAATGAAGGGATTGCCTCTGTGCTTCAATTAATTAGAAAATTAGAATCGGAAAGCCATATTATGGTTCACTTTACGACGAAACAAGGTGTACTATCTACGAAGATTTCCAATCAACTTAGTGTTGTGTTATATCGCGTCATTCAAGAAGCATTGACAAATGCAATGAGACATGCCCATTCAAGAGAAGTATTTGTCGTATTAGGAAAATCAGCAGTGGGCGATGTTCATTTTTCTATTAAAAACCGTATTTTTGAGCCGAAACCTTTTCAAATGGGATTTGGTTTAACGAGCATGAAAGAACGTGTAGAGGAAGTCGGAGGAACTTTGCACATTTTCCAAACTAATGATGAGTTTATTGTTCAAGGAACGATTCCAGTAAAGGGGGATCATCGTGTTTAA
- the dhaK gene encoding dihydroxyacetone kinase subunit DhaK, with protein MKKLINDPNQVVNDMLEGMVAAYPNQVKRLPDTNVIVRSDAPVKGKVGIVSGGGSGHEPAHAGYVGKGMLDAAVCGEVFTSPTPDQVLEAIKAVDSGKGVLLIIKNYTGDVMNFEMAAELAEAEGIRVAKVIVNDDVAVEDSTFTTGRRGIAGTVFVHKIAGALSERGASLEEVEAAAKKVVQNVRSMGMALTPCTVPAAGKPGFELGENEIEVGIGIHGEPGIEKTTIKTADEIAETLLNKIFDDMKLEKGDRVAVMINGLGATPLMELYIVNKKISEMLKEKQIHVHETFVGEYMTSLEMAGCSISLLKLDDSLIELLDASADTIALKK; from the coding sequence ATGAAAAAACTAATTAACGATCCGAACCAAGTCGTTAACGATATGCTAGAAGGAATGGTCGCGGCTTATCCGAATCAGGTGAAACGGCTTCCGGATACGAATGTGATTGTGAGAAGTGACGCTCCAGTAAAAGGAAAAGTCGGAATCGTAAGCGGCGGCGGCAGCGGACATGAACCGGCGCATGCCGGCTATGTCGGCAAAGGAATGTTAGATGCGGCGGTATGCGGAGAAGTGTTTACCTCTCCGACACCTGACCAGGTGCTTGAGGCGATCAAAGCGGTCGATAGCGGAAAAGGCGTATTGCTTATTATCAAAAATTACACGGGAGACGTCATGAATTTTGAAATGGCCGCGGAGTTGGCCGAAGCAGAAGGAATTCGTGTCGCGAAAGTCATTGTAAATGACGACGTAGCGGTGGAAGATAGCACGTTTACAACAGGACGGCGCGGCATTGCGGGAACGGTGTTTGTTCATAAAATCGCAGGGGCACTATCAGAACGCGGCGCATCGCTTGAAGAAGTCGAGGCGGCGGCGAAGAAGGTGGTGCAAAATGTTCGCTCCATGGGGATGGCACTTACTCCGTGCACCGTGCCGGCAGCGGGAAAACCTGGCTTTGAACTTGGAGAAAACGAAATCGAAGTCGGCATCGGCATTCACGGCGAACCGGGAATTGAAAAAACAACGATCAAAACAGCGGACGAAATTGCGGAAACGTTGCTGAACAAAATTTTTGATGACATGAAACTAGAAAAAGGCGATCGCGTCGCAGTGATGATTAACGGACTTGGCGCAACACCGTTAATGGAGCTATATATTGTGAATAAAAAAATATCAGAAATGTTGAAGGAAAAACAAATTCACGTCCATGAAACATTTGTCGGAGAATATATGACCTCGCTGGAAATGGCCGGCTGTTCCATATCGCTGTTAAAATTGGATGATTCCTTGATCGAATTGTTAGATGCGTCTGCGGATACGATTGCGTTGAAAAAATAA
- the dhaL gene encoding dihydroxyacetone kinase subunit DhaL, which translates to MAFDMEQAKRWMSIANDKIQQQKQYLTELDQAIGDGDHGLNMARGFQEVVKKITSTNYEDLGSLFKDVSMTLIAKVGGASGPLYGTAFLKMSLALAGKKEADDKELIAALEAALDGIKARGKANVSEKTMVDVWEPVMEFLREKGSLQAKEAALFAKEKMEHTKELEAKKGRAAYLGKRSIGHIDPGSASSYLLFAALAEVLEG; encoded by the coding sequence ATGGCGTTTGATATGGAACAGGCAAAACGATGGATGAGCATCGCAAACGATAAAATTCAACAACAAAAACAATATTTAACGGAACTCGATCAAGCGATCGGCGACGGCGACCATGGGTTAAATATGGCGCGGGGATTTCAAGAAGTAGTTAAAAAAATTACTTCTACCAATTACGAAGATCTCGGTTCGCTTTTCAAAGACGTAAGCATGACGCTAATCGCGAAAGTCGGAGGAGCGTCGGGACCGCTATACGGCACTGCTTTTTTGAAAATGTCGCTTGCGCTCGCGGGAAAAAAGGAAGCGGATGATAAAGAGCTGATCGCAGCGTTAGAGGCGGCGTTAGACGGAATCAAAGCGCGCGGAAAAGCAAACGTCAGCGAGAAAACGATGGTGGACGTATGGGAGCCGGTCATGGAATTTTTGCGGGAGAAAGGAAGTTTGCAAGCGAAAGAAGCAGCACTGTTTGCGAAAGAAAAAATGGAACATACAAAAGAACTCGAGGCGAAAAAAGGGCGCGCCGCTTACTTAGGAAAGAGATCGATCGGCCACATCGATCCAGGTTCGGCTTCTTCGTATTTATTGTTTGCCGCTTTAGCGGAAGTGCTCGAGGGATAA
- the dhaM gene encoding dihydroxyacetone kinase phosphoryl donor subunit DhaM, whose amino-acid sequence MKYVSLVLISHSEEIVSGLKKLLNQVQPDVNIAVAGGNDGEIGTNAFRIKEAIESVYSEKGVVILFDLGSALMNAELAIEMLEKTDHIAIADAPLVEGAYIAAVEAGLGKSLDEIVRACEQAKQMVKVEH is encoded by the coding sequence ATGAAATATGTCAGCCTTGTATTAATTTCGCACAGCGAGGAAATTGTAAGCGGTTTAAAGAAACTATTAAATCAAGTCCAGCCTGATGTCAACATCGCAGTTGCCGGTGGAAACGATGGGGAGATCGGGACGAACGCTTTCCGCATCAAAGAAGCGATTGAATCCGTCTATTCGGAAAAAGGGGTTGTCATTCTGTTTGACCTTGGAAGTGCTTTGATGAACGCGGAATTGGCGATCGAGATGCTCGAGAAAACAGATCATATCGCCATTGCCGATGCTCCGTTGGTGGAAGGAGCGTATATCGCCGCGGTGGAAGCGGGATTGGGAAAATCGCTCGATGAAATCGTCCGAGCGTGTGAACAGGCGAAGCAAATGGTGAAGGTGGAACATTAA
- a CDS encoding FxLYD domain-containing protein: MFCHQCGEKVSDQARFCPQCGVPLREGEQETDHHLDSVVSAADEESNSLSKSEQAAKYSKVRRLLPIAIPVASLIIVASSIAGFYGYEQKVNAQVVALQKKAEELALKGEYERAEKELNKALNLRPNYTVLSKDIHVIRQAEALAKGLQEVDQKIKQKQYDEAAEQLENVKKEYEKRKGPLFNPFQKEITRRDITITVGKIKQELDELTTIEQLADKLNIVSTLSSEEGKQVKEQITNKIVQIASTEAEKEAKNKQFSKAISILDKGLQYAVNDEKLLSVKEKVKNEQAAFEKAEQERIEQAMKAAAQEDLKNRTAAVEVTALNANVDEYGDLYISGEIKNVATKGIYSITIYYTITDAEGNYLDDGFTTVYPYYVKPGDTGTFEDIYYGVNENAKVAIDNITWYLD; the protein is encoded by the coding sequence GTGTTTTGTCATCAATGCGGTGAAAAAGTATCTGATCAAGCTCGGTTTTGCCCACAATGCGGTGTGCCGTTGCGGGAGGGGGAACAGGAGACAGATCATCATTTAGATAGTGTTGTGAGCGCAGCGGATGAGGAATCGAATTCGCTTTCTAAAAGCGAACAAGCAGCTAAATACAGCAAAGTCCGACGGTTATTGCCAATTGCCATTCCTGTTGCGAGTTTGATTATTGTAGCTTCTAGCATTGCTGGTTTTTACGGTTATGAGCAAAAGGTAAACGCGCAAGTGGTAGCGTTGCAAAAAAAGGCGGAGGAGCTTGCTTTGAAAGGAGAATATGAAAGGGCGGAAAAAGAATTAAATAAAGCGTTAAATCTTCGTCCGAATTATACGGTGTTATCTAAAGATATACATGTTATTCGACAAGCGGAAGCGCTTGCGAAAGGGCTGCAAGAAGTAGATCAAAAGATAAAACAAAAACAATATGATGAAGCTGCCGAACAATTAGAAAATGTGAAAAAGGAATATGAAAAGAGAAAAGGCCCTTTGTTTAACCCGTTTCAGAAAGAAATTACGAGAAGAGATATTACGATAACGGTGGGGAAAATCAAACAGGAGTTAGACGAATTAACTACAATTGAGCAATTGGCAGACAAGCTTAATATTGTTTCCACGTTATCATCAGAAGAAGGGAAACAAGTGAAAGAACAAATCACTAATAAAATCGTGCAGATTGCAAGCACCGAAGCGGAAAAAGAAGCAAAAAATAAACAATTTTCAAAAGCGATCTCTATTTTAGATAAGGGGCTACAATATGCGGTGAATGATGAAAAACTTTTATCTGTCAAAGAAAAAGTAAAAAATGAACAGGCAGCGTTTGAAAAAGCAGAACAAGAACGAATAGAACAAGCAATGAAAGCCGCTGCCCAAGAAGATTTAAAGAATCGTACTGCCGCTGTGGAAGTGACGGCATTGAATGCCAATGTAGATGAGTACGGAGATCTTTATATTAGTGGGGAAATCAAAAATGTTGCGACAAAAGGAATTTATTCGATTACGATTTATTACACAATTACTGATGCAGAAGGAAATTATTTAGATGATGGATTTACCACTGTGTATCCATATTATGTAAAACCAGGCGATACAGGAACATTTGAAGATATTTATTACGGAGTTAATGAAAATGCGAAAGTGGCTATTGACAATATTACATGGTATCTCGATTAA
- a CDS encoding S1C family serine protease, translating to MNKKWIISVLCTLAIWGAGIFAFIHIKESVPKKLSQPSIIAVAENKYEKKEETSPELKEIIHKSQKLVVQIETEDGTLGSGFLYNNKGDIVTNAHVVANAKEVKVKTADSKEFTGTVIGVSNNIDVALVRVPELSSLQPLKVAKNRKAEVGDEVLALGSPLGLQNTVTTGIISGVGRTFDLQPFRYENVYQISAPIAPGNSGGPLVDSKTGEVLGINSAGYDQGSIGFSIPIPNVISLIEEWSEHPMTKLPEIVFVDNAYAHEEGDSFEEMAERLVSYFYEKY from the coding sequence ATGAACAAAAAATGGATTATCAGCGTTTTATGTACACTGGCCATATGGGGAGCGGGAATTTTTGCGTTTATACATATAAAAGAGTCCGTGCCGAAAAAATTATCTCAGCCATCCATCATTGCAGTAGCAGAAAATAAATATGAAAAGAAAGAAGAAACTTCACCAGAACTAAAAGAAATCATCCATAAATCACAAAAACTAGTCGTACAAATAGAAACGGAGGATGGGACTCTAGGTTCTGGATTTCTTTATAACAATAAAGGAGATATCGTTACGAACGCGCATGTTGTTGCGAATGCCAAAGAAGTGAAAGTAAAAACGGCAGATTCGAAAGAATTTACCGGGACTGTGATTGGCGTTAGTAATAATATAGATGTGGCGTTAGTGCGCGTGCCAGAACTTTCATCTTTACAACCGCTAAAAGTGGCAAAAAATCGAAAAGCGGAAGTAGGCGATGAAGTGCTGGCGCTAGGCAGTCCATTAGGATTACAAAACACGGTGACAACAGGAATTATTAGCGGGGTAGGGAGAACTTTTGATTTACAACCGTTTCGTTATGAAAATGTATATCAAATTTCTGCGCCAATTGCCCCGGGAAATAGCGGTGGTCCACTTGTCGATAGTAAAACGGGAGAAGTATTGGGAATTAATTCGGCGGGGTATGATCAAGGTTCCATTGGCTTTAGCATCCCGATTCCAAACGTTATTTCGCTTATTGAAGAATGGTCCGAACATCCAATGACCAAGCTGCCGGAAATTGTTTTTGTGGATAATGCCTATGCTCATGAAGAAGGTGATTCTTTCGAAGAAATGGCGGAGCGTCTTGTTTCGTATTTCTATGAAAAATATTAA
- a CDS encoding LysR family transcriptional regulator: MELRQLQYFLEVAKREHVSEAAEALHVAQSAISRQIANLEAELGVQLFEREGRNVKLTPVGRHFLPHVETALKAIEYAKQQIEEYLDPERGTIRIGFPTSLASHTMPMVISAFKEEHPNVSFHLRQGAYKYLIEAVKKREIDLAFLGPVPTGEPGIKGEILFSEMFAALLPSNHPLAKRDSLVLNELRNEPFVTFPEGYILHQIVLDACQQAGFSPIISSEGEDLDAIKGLVSAGIGVTLLPESAFYETVPRFAVKVPIEIPHVKRNVGIIVSDHHELAPSVKVFYQFVKDFFSTLERYQ; the protein is encoded by the coding sequence ATGGAGCTAAGACAACTTCAATATTTTTTAGAAGTGGCCAAACGGGAGCACGTTTCCGAAGCGGCGGAAGCTCTTCATGTCGCACAATCCGCCATCAGCCGGCAAATTGCTAATTTAGAGGCCGAACTTGGCGTACAGTTATTTGAACGGGAAGGACGAAACGTGAAACTCACCCCGGTCGGCCGCCACTTTTTACCTCATGTGGAGACAGCGTTGAAAGCAATTGAATACGCCAAGCAGCAAATCGAAGAATACTTAGACCCAGAACGCGGAACGATCAGAATCGGCTTCCCAACGAGTCTAGCAAGCCATACGATGCCGATGGTCATCTCCGCTTTTAAAGAAGAGCATCCAAATGTGTCGTTTCATTTGCGGCAAGGAGCTTACAAATATTTAATCGAAGCGGTGAAAAAAAGAGAAATCGATTTGGCGTTTCTCGGACCTGTTCCAACTGGTGAACCAGGCATTAAAGGGGAGATTTTGTTTTCGGAAATGTTTGCCGCCCTTCTTCCAAGCAATCATCCGCTTGCCAAACGAGACAGCTTAGTACTAAATGAACTGCGCAACGAACCGTTTGTGACATTTCCTGAAGGGTACATTTTGCATCAAATTGTTCTCGATGCCTGCCAGCAAGCAGGATTTTCCCCGATCATCTCATCGGAAGGCGAAGATTTAGACGCAATTAAAGGTCTCGTCTCCGCAGGGATTGGCGTCACTCTTCTTCCGGAAAGCGCCTTTTATGAAACGGTGCCCCGCTTCGCGGTAAAAGTGCCAATCGAAATACCGCATGTGAAACGAAACGTCGGCATCATCGTTTCCGACCATCACGAACTCGCACCATCCGTTAAAGTGTTTTATCAATTTGTAAAAGACTTTTTCTCCACATTGGAGAGATATCAATAA